The segment ACGCCCTCAACCCGAAAGAACAAATATTAGCCCAAAACTCAATTTTTAATTGATTAACCTCACAAAACAAATATTTTAAATTAAAAAATTAAAACATAAACGTATTATGAATTCAAAAGATCAAATTATGATTAAACGCCTCAAAGAACAAATGAAAATTTCCGGTATTAATGCCAGACAATTATCACTAAAGGCAAATGTGGGTAAATCGTTTATATACGATATATTAAGCGGCAAATCCACAAATCCCACAACCAAGAAAATTCAGGCGGTCGCAGACGCTTTAGGAGTCAGCTTACCGTATCTGATGCATGATAGCTGCAATGATAATCTTAAAAACACAGATGAATATGTTTTTATAAAAAATCTTTCGCCGGAAGATTTTAACGATTTGCAAAAAAATAGTACCTGTAAAAAAACAAGGATATCTTTTAAAAAAGACCGGATAAACAACTCGCCGTACACCAATCCGGAAAATATCCGTACGGTAACGATAGACGGCGACTATATGGAGCCTACTTTGCTAAACGGAGATATAACACTTGTGGATATTTCAAAAAAAACTCCCACCCCGCCGGGGATATATATCTTATATGACGGTCTTGGTTTGGTAGTAAAAAGGCTGGAAAGTATAAAGAAATCAAATGAGAGTCTTATCCGTGTAACGGCTGATAACAAAAATTACAAATCCTATGAATGTTCCTTATCGGAGTTGAATATTATAGGGCGTATAATCGGGTTTTCAAGAGCTGTCGGTTAAGGCGCTTCAAAAAATATCAGACATTTTCCATCATCATCGGAATAGTCGTAAGTGGCTGAAGTTAAAGCACCAAAATAGTCACCTTCTGTAACACAGCCACTATCGAACCTCGTAGTAAAGTTTCTACTAGCTTTAATCCGACCATCACTTGCCAGACCGTCGTCAAGTTTTGTATCAAGACTGATAGTATCTTTAGTTGACATATACTGATGTAACCTGTTTGTTGAATCTATATCTCCGATTTGTAGTTGCCATTTATTACTACTACCATAAAGAATGTTAGGGGAGAGTATCCGGTAATAAACCCCATCTCCAAAAGGTGTAACGGAGTTTGTATGAGCATGTTCAGGATTTGGTCCTTCTACATATTTTGTGTAGAGATTTTCTACTTGTAAAACTTCCCAAAAACCCTGATGCTCATTTGAATTGTGATTCATTATCCCGTTACCGTTACCGTTTTGTATGGAAGGATAGTAGGATTGTATATTCCTTATATCTCCGGGTAGGGCATTATACTGTAGTTTAAATGTATTAATTGCGGTTCTAACCTGATTTACATCGGAAATTAAGTTCCGTAGCTTTGCTTGTTTTACGAGTGACTGCCCTCCGACAACTCCGGCAACAATAAGGCCTATAAGAACTATAACTATAGAAAGCTCAATAAGGGTGAAGCCAAACCCTTTTTGTTCGAAAAAACGCATACCTCATACCTTAAAAAATTTTAGTGTTTTTGCTTTTCAATAATCATGTGAACGCCAAGCAAGGTGTATTGAAAATGAAAAATACTATACTGCCCTTGTTCTTGTAATACAACTATTATTAATTTTCCATTAAAGGATTGTTTACTAAATATATATTTAGTAAACAGTCCCTCCATTAATTTTCCCGTTTTAAAATAGCAATCACCTTGCTATATTCGAGATTATGAAAAAAGAAGATACGTTCATACATTTAAGGGTACATAGTTCATATTCTCTGTTGGAAGGTGCGATTACACCTAAAGATATGGTTAAACTATGCAAAAAATACCGCCAGCCTGCAGTAGCTATAACCGATTCGGGAAATTTATTCGGTTCATTGGAGTTTTCAGGTGCGTGTACCGAAGAAGGGGTACAACCTATTATAGGCTGCATCATTGCAGTGGATTTTGCTACTCAGAAGAGTCGGTTTTCTACACCTATCTATGATAAATTATTATTACTGGCAAAAGATGATGGCGGATACTTAAACCTTTTAAAACTTGTCAGTAAATCATTTTTAGAAACACCTTCCGATGAAAAAGCACATATCTCCGTTGACGACCTGAAAAAATATAACAACGGATTAATAGCGCTAACAGGCGGTGATGACGGCATAATCAACCGCTTATTACTTGAAAAACAGACCGATGCCGCAGAAAAAGAACTTCTGAATCTAAAAAACATATTCGGTGACAGGTTATATATTGAGCTGATGCGTCTTGAATCGCTGACCGAAGATGAAACCGAACGTCCATTAATAGACTTTGCTTATAAACACAATATTCCTTTGGTGGCAACTAATGATGTATATTTTGCCGATCAGGGCGTGCATGAGGCTCATGACGCATTAATGTGTATTGCCGACGGACGCTATGTAACCGAACAAAACCGCAAGAAAGTCGGCAAACAGAATTATTTTAAGTCCACACGTGAGATGGCGGAATTATTCAAGGATATCCCGGAAGCTATAGAAAATACCATAAATATAGCAAAACGCTGTAGCGTAATGTCCGAATACCGCAAACCCATGCTTCCCCATTTTGATTGCGGTGAGGGTCGCTCCGAAGCCGAGGAGCTAAAGAAACAGGCAAAAGAAGGGTTGCAACTAAGGCTTGAGACCCATGTTTATAAAGACGGTCAGACAGAAGATGAAAGAACGAAAATAGACGAAGAATATTTTTCCCGTCTTGATTTTGAACTTAATGTTATCAACACCATGGATTTCCCCGGCTACTTTTTGATAGTATCCGATTTCATAAAGTGGAGTAAGAAAAACAATATACCCGTAGGACCGGGTCGTGGTTCGGGAGCCGGTTCGGTTGTTGCGTGGAGCTTACAGATAACCGACCTTGACCCGCTTCGTTTCGGGCTGCTTTTCGAGCGTTTTTTAAATCCCGAACGTGTATCTATGCCCGATTTCGATATCGACTTTTGTCAGGAACGCCGTGAGGAGGTTATACGATATGTACAAGCAAAATACGGGCGTGACAGGGTTGCACAGATTATTACATTCGGAAAGCTACAGGCACGGGCGGTAATACGTGATGTCGGGCGTGTGTTGCAAATGCCTTACGGGCAGATAGATCGCATTTCCAAGATGATACCTTTTAACCCCATTGACCCCGTAACTTTGCAAAAAGCCATTGATATGGACAGAAACTTCAAACAGATGGTTGATGAGGATAAAGAAATAGCTAAACTGGTAAATACCAGCCTGAAGCTTGAAGGATTAAACCGCCACGCCTCAACTCACGCAGCAGGTGTAGTAATAGCCGACAGACCTTTAGAAGAACTTGTCCCCGTCTATCGTGACCCACGCTCTGACATGCCTGTTTGCGGATATTCTATGAAATACGCCGAGGGTTCAGGTTTGGTAAAGTTTGACTTTTTGGGCTTAAAAACCCTGACCGTAATATCAAAAACCTGCGAGTTCGTGCGGCAAAAGGGCATAGATATAGACATCTCGAAAATACCGATAGATGACAAAAAATCATTCGATATGATATCAAAAGGCGATTCTATCGGCGTATTCCAGATAGAGAGTGCGGGAATGCGTGATACTTTACGCAAAATGAAACCCGATAACATCGAAGACATAATAGCACTTATATCTTTATACCGTCCCGGTCCAATGGATAATATACCTGCATATATCAGGCGTAAACACGGCGAGGAAGAACCTGACTACCTAGACCCTATGCTGGAAGGAATTTTAAAAGAAACATACGGAGTTATTATCTATCAGGAACAGGTAATGCAGATAGCACAGGTTATGGGCGGTTATAGCCTCGGCGGTGCAGACTTGCTGCGGCGTGCCATGGGTAAGAAGATAGCTTCCGAGATGGATCAGCAA is part of the Alphaproteobacteria bacterium CG11_big_fil_rev_8_21_14_0_20_39_49 genome and harbors:
- a CDS encoding DNA-binding protein translates to MNSKDQIMIKRLKEQMKISGINARQLSLKANVGKSFIYDILSGKSTNPTTKKIQAVADALGVSLPYLMHDSCNDNLKNTDEYVFIKNLSPEDFNDLQKNSTCKKTRISFKKDRINNSPYTNPENIRTVTIDGDYMEPTLLNGDITLVDISKKTPTPPGIYILYDGLGLVVKRLESIKKSNESLIRVTADNKNYKSYECSLSELNIIGRIIGFSRAVG
- a CDS encoding DNA polymerase III subunit alpha, whose amino-acid sequence is MKKEDTFIHLRVHSSYSLLEGAITPKDMVKLCKKYRQPAVAITDSGNLFGSLEFSGACTEEGVQPIIGCIIAVDFATQKSRFSTPIYDKLLLLAKDDGGYLNLLKLVSKSFLETPSDEKAHISVDDLKKYNNGLIALTGGDDGIINRLLLEKQTDAAEKELLNLKNIFGDRLYIELMRLESLTEDETERPLIDFAYKHNIPLVATNDVYFADQGVHEAHDALMCIADGRYVTEQNRKKVGKQNYFKSTREMAELFKDIPEAIENTINIAKRCSVMSEYRKPMLPHFDCGEGRSEAEELKKQAKEGLQLRLETHVYKDGQTEDERTKIDEEYFSRLDFELNVINTMDFPGYFLIVSDFIKWSKKNNIPVGPGRGSGAGSVVAWSLQITDLDPLRFGLLFERFLNPERVSMPDFDIDFCQERREEVIRYVQAKYGRDRVAQIITFGKLQARAVIRDVGRVLQMPYGQIDRISKMIPFNPIDPVTLQKAIDMDRNFKQMVDEDKEIAKLVNTSLKLEGLNRHASTHAAGVVIADRPLEELVPVYRDPRSDMPVCGYSMKYAEGSGLVKFDFLGLKTLTVISKTCEFVRQKGIDIDISKIPIDDKKSFDMISKGDSIGVFQIESAGMRDTLRKMKPDNIEDIIALISLYRPGPMDNIPAYIRRKHGEEEPDYLDPMLEGILKETYGVIIYQEQVMQIAQVMGGYSLGGADLLRRAMGKKIASEMDQQRKIFVDGAIKNGVKKEKASSIFDLVAKFAGYGFNKSHAAAYAMISYQTAYLKAHYPVEFLSASMNLDIHDTDKINTFRAEAVEQKITLLPPDINKSFAYFRPEKTENGELAIRYGLGALKNVGTTAMGILEKERNENGEFKDIFDLASRCGGQVMNKRQMESLVKSGAFDNLHNNRKQIFDAIESILRYSSMVNSEKNSNQSSLFGGDEQSKTDQPKLPETIDWASLERMNNEFESVGLYLNRHPLEIYANILRKINVVPYNELVNTLAGGNNSIKIAGVLIAKKMRSSPRGRFATVSFSDTSGIFEISIFNEDVLSDARDLLEPGTVLLMEVDAKKDDGGIRMNANSVKNIEDLQLNYHLQIHLDNSNGIEKLKETVGEPATRKTKISFVTQTDKHTVHVELKDTYDVSASAIEFLKEIEGVREVIEV